The following coding sequences lie in one Cucurbita pepo subsp. pepo cultivar mu-cu-16 unplaced genomic scaffold, ASM280686v2 Cp4.1_scaffold001882, whole genome shotgun sequence genomic window:
- the LOC111786525 gene encoding MLP-like protein 43, with protein MALYGKLETDVEIRASAEKFHEIIHQRPHHMSNICSDKIQGVELHAGEWGKVGTILYWRYVHDGKNCVVKSVIEEVDEKNNSFTWKVLEGDLLKGYKSFRIKIQSIPKEKGSVIHCGLEYEKLHKGIPDSHTFLQLCVDVAKDIDAYLMGDNNEGSFITKA; from the exons ATGGCTCTCTATGGAAAGTTGGAGACCGATGTTGAAATTAGGGCTTCAGCGGAAAAGTTTCACGAAATAATTCATCAAAGACCTCACCATATGTCCAATATCTGTTCAGATAAAATACAAGGAGTCGAGTTACATGCAGGCGAATGGGGCAAGGTTGGCACTATCCTCTATTGGCGCTACGTTCATG ATGGAAAGAATTGTGTGGTGAAGAGCGTAATAGAAGAGGTCGATGAGAAGAACAATTCATTCACTTGGAAAGTGTTAGAGGGAGACCTTTTGAAGGGCTATAAGAGCTTCAGAATTAAAATCCAATCTATCCCAAAGGAGAAGGGAAGTGTGATTCATTGTGGTTTGGAATATGAGAAGCTTCATAAAGGAATTCCAGATTCTCATACTTTTCTTCAGCTTTGTGTTGATGTCGCCAAAGACATTGATGCTTACCTTATGGGAGACAATAATGAAGGCTCATTTATAACCAAGGCATGA